A single window of Sphaerodactylus townsendi isolate TG3544 linkage group LG03, MPM_Stown_v2.3, whole genome shotgun sequence DNA harbors:
- the LG03H6orf136 gene encoding uncharacterized protein C6orf136 homolog yields the protein MYQRSRAVAGRIGPRCCWGWEGSGGRRRWAQGDSTRCCYRARPRDLDASWDKLPPGLVPVGSIGPTLHSLFTRRPLEAPTSLLALPVPTQGNFAGINRSEPKIRPCPLTHRPSVETGALFHPAVLSPPEGMECAITLVNGRQEDDIVVRDGEGLDGASLDSLHSLFHGWQCRSPYQVPEVTLGPLTPFRATAGSPSPASSSRSDDSSMEDHLAVMHQKLRSELPGFFLKIHDYGIYSKDVEFDNEILHFKTRGRTMYQLALTLCRFVAWNYFADLRMEVLKVTQHSENWSIQARWRITGLPFHVLLFRFYRRDKAELYRTYDAYSTFFLDSEGLIKCHRVSKLMPSQPPLTTVKKLLVASLLGLGLSDQRPSLQLFFSALAGK from the exons ATGTATCAGCGGAGCCGGGCAGTGGCCGGACGAATCGGCCCCCGGTGctgctggggctgggaggggagcgGCGGAAGGCGCCGTTGGGCTCAGGGCGACTCCACGAGATGCTGTTATCGGGCGCGGCCGCGG GACCTAGATGCATCTTGGGATAAGCTGCCTCCTGGGCTCGTCCCTGTGGGCTCCATAGGGCCAACGTTGCACTCGCTTTTCACCAGGAGACCGTTGGaagcccccacctccctcctggCTTTGCCCGTCCCTACACAAGGCAACTTTGCTGGTATCAACAGAAGTGAGCCAAAGATCAGACCTTGCCCACTGACTCACCGGCCCAGTGTTGAGACAGGGGCTCTTTTTCATCCTGCTGTGCTTTCCCCTCCTGAAGGCATGGAGTGTGCCATAACATTGGTGAATGGAAGGCAGGAAGATGACATAGTGGTAAGGGACGGTGAAGGACTGGATGGTGCCTCTTTAGACTCTTTGCACAGCTTGTTCCATGGCTGGCAGTGCCGTTCACCCTACCAGGTGCCCGAGGTAACCCTGGGTCCGCTCACGCCCTTCCGAGCCACAGCAGGAAGTCCGTCTCCAGCCAGTTCTTCAAGAAGTGACGATTCCAGCATGGAGGATCATCTTGCAGTCATGCACCAGAAATTACGGAGTGAG TTACCAGGCTTCTTTTTGAAGATACACGACTATGGAATCTACTCAAAGGATGTGGAGTTTGACAATgagattctgcactttaaaaCTCG TGGCCGAACTATGTACCAGCTGGCACTGACCTTGTGCCGTTTCGTGGCCTGGAACTACTTTGCCGACTTGCGCATGGAAGTGCTGAAGGTGACGCAGCACTCTGAGAACTGGAGCATCCAAGCCCGGTGGCGGATTACGGGGCTGCCTTTCCACGTCCTCCTTTTCCGCTTCTACAGGAGGGACAAGGCTGAGCTGTACAG GACCTACGATGCCTATTCCACTTTCTTCCTAGATTCCGAAGGGTTAATTAAATGTCACAGGGTAAGCAAG CTGATGCCATCCCAGCCTCCCCTGACCACGGTAAAAAAACTCCTGGTCGCCTCTTTGTTGGGCCTGGGGTTGTCTGACCAGAGGCCCTCTCTGCAACTCTTCTTTTCAGCTCTGGCAGGCAAATAG